One window of Pseudomonas sp. ML2-2023-3 genomic DNA carries:
- a CDS encoding Fe2+-dependent dioxygenase, which translates to MLLHIPGLFSREEVQRIREALQQTEWADGKITAGFQSAKAKHNLQLPEDHPLAKEIGAAMMDRLWKNPLFMSAALPHKVFPPLVNCYTGGGSFDFHIDNAVRQPRGSPERVRTDLSATLFFSDPEDYDGGELVIQDTYGVQQVKLPAGDMVLYPGTSLHKVNAVTRGARFASFFWTQSLVREDSQRTLLFEMDGAIQQLTRDVPDHPSLIQLTGTYHNLLRRWAEV; encoded by the coding sequence ATGTTGCTGCATATCCCCGGCTTGTTCTCCCGTGAAGAGGTGCAGCGCATCCGTGAGGCGCTGCAGCAGACTGAATGGGCTGACGGCAAAATCACTGCCGGCTTTCAATCCGCCAAGGCCAAGCACAATCTGCAACTGCCCGAAGACCATCCGTTAGCCAAGGAAATTGGTGCAGCGATGATGGACCGGCTCTGGAAAAATCCGCTGTTCATGTCGGCAGCGTTACCGCACAAAGTCTTTCCGCCCTTGGTGAACTGCTACACCGGGGGCGGCAGCTTCGACTTTCATATCGACAATGCTGTGCGTCAGCCCAGAGGCAGCCCCGAGCGGGTACGCACGGATCTGTCGGCCACCTTGTTTTTTAGCGATCCCGAAGACTATGACGGCGGTGAACTGGTGATTCAGGACACCTACGGTGTGCAGCAAGTCAAACTGCCTGCTGGCGATATGGTGCTGTACCCCGGCACCAGCTTGCACAAGGTCAATGCGGTTACTCGGGGAGCGCGCTTTGCATCGTTTTTCTGGACCCAAAGCCTGGTGCGTGAAGACAGCCAGCGCACCTTGCTGTTTGAAATGGATGGCGCGATCCAGCAACTGACCCGCGACGTACCCGATCATCCCTCCCTCATCCAGCTCACAGGCACCTATCACAACCTGTTGCGCCGCTGGGCCGAGGTCTAG
- a CDS encoding tetratricopeptide repeat protein — MNFQLRREEVLDGDQLRTMLAENPAKAAQAILMAAKEGIVDGQALLGQILLDGQGIERDPVLAKRWFQIAANGGHLMARNMLGRCWEHGWGGPVDCTLASLEYRQAAEAGLDWALYNYANLLATGRGVAQDQGAAFTLYGVAAQAGHAKSMNLLGRYLEEGVYCPADKKAACFWYERSALGGDFRGQFSHASVLAESGHVDEALIWFERALAQGNLNFLRVSYLALQEAREPRVRAMSDLWQARIHTLQESGD, encoded by the coding sequence ATGAACTTTCAACTGCGCCGTGAAGAAGTGCTCGATGGTGACCAATTGCGCACCATGCTGGCTGAAAACCCGGCGAAAGCTGCCCAGGCCATCTTGATGGCGGCCAAGGAGGGCATTGTGGACGGTCAGGCCTTGCTGGGTCAGATTCTGCTCGACGGCCAGGGCATTGAGCGCGACCCGGTGCTGGCCAAGCGCTGGTTTCAAATCGCGGCCAATGGCGGCCACCTCATGGCCCGCAACATGCTCGGACGTTGCTGGGAGCATGGCTGGGGCGGGCCTGTGGATTGCACGCTGGCCAGCCTGGAATATCGTCAGGCAGCAGAGGCCGGGCTGGATTGGGCGCTCTACAACTACGCCAACTTGCTGGCTACCGGTCGCGGTGTGGCGCAAGACCAGGGTGCAGCGTTCACCTTGTATGGAGTGGCAGCACAGGCTGGCCATGCCAAGTCGATGAATCTGCTGGGGCGTTATCTCGAAGAGGGCGTGTATTGCCCGGCAGATAAAAAGGCGGCGTGCTTCTGGTACGAGCGCTCAGCCCTTGGCGGTGATTTTCGTGGCCAGTTCAGCCATGCCTCGGTACTCGCCGAGTCCGGTCATGTTGATGAGGCCTTGATCTGGTTTGAGCGTGCATTGGCGCAAGGCAACCTGAACTTCTTGCGCGTGAGTTACCTGGCCCTGCAGGAGGCCAGGGAGCCACGTGTCAGGGCAATGAGCGACCTTTGGCAAGCGCGCATCCATACGCTGCAGGAAAGCGGCGACTGA
- a CDS encoding TonB-dependent siderophore receptor, producing the protein MSRQQLKIPVSSPRLLASAIGVAITASSAAHMAQAAESTESKAQGNSISLGATTVTGEQTEQSYQVEKASSSKYTAPLIDTPRSITIIPQQLIKDTAATSLQDALRTVPGITFGAGEGGNPQGDRPFIRGFDAQGDTYLDGVRDTGAQSREIFAVENIEVAKGPNSAFGGRGAAGGTINMVSKKAHLGNSIDGGWTWGSDQTQRYTMDGNYQFSDTVAGRLNLMSHESNVAGRDKVNYDRWGIAPSLAFGLGTDTRFNVDYYHMESNDLPDSGIPYGYSVGNTHTAASPDKPNNGGDSSNFYGLTDRDFRKTRADITTFAFEHDFSDDLHIKNTLRHGNSMQDYILTQPDDSKGNVNNGSVWRRANTRVSNTATTTNQTDLFGDVYIAGFKNSYSTGIELSRETSSKSSYNVNTDTTPGSAGSSTNCTPGMIGAPSGWNCTSLGNPNPDDPWSGSISRNYAGTDTASTTRAIYVMDTLELTPEWLLNMGLRYDHFDTKYKTYTGAGATTAKGSDTSDFFSGQLGLVWKVRPNGSIYVSYATSATPPGSMLGDGNETNTLPGTTDRTGRLLASDMEPEETTNYEIGTKWDVLNDRLSLAAAIFRTEKENTRVQTDATTYENAGKTRVDGIELSATGKITDKWQVFAGYSYLDGKQQDGGPLNKATDGNKLPNTPRNSASLWTTYAITPKLTVGGGAFYVDDVFGNVANSTYVPSYTRYDAMASYKLTKNIDLQLNVQNLTDKTYYDKAFSTHFANQAAGRTALLTTSLHF; encoded by the coding sequence ATGTCGCGCCAACAATTAAAAATACCCGTCAGCTCACCACGCTTGCTGGCTTCGGCCATCGGTGTTGCTATCACTGCGAGCTCTGCAGCCCATATGGCTCAGGCCGCTGAAAGCACTGAGAGCAAGGCACAGGGCAACAGTATTTCCCTTGGCGCGACTACCGTTACTGGCGAACAGACCGAGCAGTCTTATCAAGTCGAGAAAGCCAGCTCGTCCAAGTACACCGCGCCGCTGATCGACACCCCCCGCTCGATCACCATCATTCCGCAGCAACTGATCAAAGACACCGCAGCCACCTCGCTGCAGGACGCATTGCGCACCGTGCCGGGCATTACTTTCGGCGCAGGCGAAGGCGGCAACCCACAGGGCGACCGTCCATTTATCCGCGGGTTTGACGCTCAGGGCGACACCTATCTGGATGGCGTGCGTGACACGGGTGCGCAAAGCCGCGAGATCTTCGCCGTAGAAAACATTGAAGTTGCCAAAGGCCCGAATTCGGCCTTCGGTGGTCGCGGCGCAGCGGGCGGCACCATCAACATGGTGAGTAAAAAAGCCCACCTGGGTAACTCCATTGATGGCGGCTGGACCTGGGGTTCGGATCAGACCCAACGCTACACAATGGATGGCAACTATCAGTTCAGCGACACCGTTGCAGGCCGTCTTAACCTGATGAGCCATGAAAGCAACGTGGCCGGTCGCGACAAGGTCAATTACGACCGCTGGGGTATTGCGCCTTCCCTGGCCTTTGGTCTGGGCACCGATACCCGCTTCAACGTCGACTACTACCACATGGAAAGTAACGACCTGCCGGATTCGGGCATTCCTTACGGTTATTCCGTTGGCAATACCCACACGGCTGCCAGCCCGGATAAACCGAACAACGGCGGCGACAGCAGCAACTTCTACGGCCTGACTGACCGCGACTTCCGCAAAACCCGCGCTGATATCACGACTTTTGCGTTTGAGCATGATTTCAGTGACGACCTGCACATCAAGAACACCCTGCGCCACGGCAACTCCATGCAGGACTACATCCTGACCCAGCCGGATGACAGTAAAGGCAACGTCAACAATGGCAGCGTGTGGCGTCGTGCAAATACTCGCGTCAGCAACACCGCGACCACGACCAACCAGACCGACCTGTTTGGTGATGTGTACATCGCAGGGTTCAAAAACAGCTACTCCACCGGTATCGAACTCAGCCGCGAAACCAGCAGCAAGTCGTCCTATAACGTTAACACCGATACCACCCCGGGCAGCGCTGGCTCCAGTACCAACTGCACACCTGGCATGATCGGCGCACCAAGCGGCTGGAACTGTACCTCCCTGGGCAACCCGAACCCGGATGATCCGTGGAGCGGCTCGATCTCACGCAACTACGCGGGTACCGATACCGCCAGTACCACTCGCGCCATTTATGTCATGGACACTCTGGAGCTGACTCCGGAATGGTTGCTGAACATGGGCCTGCGTTACGACCATTTCGACACCAAGTACAAGACGTACACCGGTGCTGGCGCAACGACTGCCAAAGGCTCCGACACCAGCGACTTCTTCTCTGGCCAGTTGGGTCTGGTGTGGAAAGTACGGCCTAACGGCAGCATCTATGTGTCCTACGCTACCTCGGCGACACCTCCGGGTTCGATGCTGGGTGACGGTAACGAAACCAATACGCTGCCTGGTACTACAGATCGCACCGGCAGACTGCTGGCCAGCGACATGGAGCCGGAAGAAACCACCAACTACGAAATCGGTACCAAGTGGGATGTACTCAACGACCGCCTGTCCCTGGCAGCTGCGATCTTCCGTACCGAAAAAGAAAACACCCGCGTACAAACAGATGCCACCACCTACGAAAACGCCGGTAAAACCCGCGTCGACGGGATTGAGCTTTCTGCTACCGGTAAAATCACTGACAAATGGCAAGTCTTCGCAGGTTACAGCTACCTGGACGGCAAGCAGCAGGATGGCGGCCCTCTGAACAAGGCCACCGATGGCAACAAATTGCCTAACACGCCACGAAACAGCGCAAGCCTGTGGACTACCTATGCAATTACGCCAAAGCTGACTGTCGGTGGCGGTGCGTTCTACGTGGATGACGTCTTCGGCAACGTTGCTAACTCGACGTATGTGCCGTCCTACACCCGCTACGACGCAATGGCCAGCTACAAGCTGACCAAAAATATCGACCTGCAACTGAACGTGCAAAACCTGACAGACAAGACCTACTACGACAAAGCATTCTCGACTCACTTCGCCAATCAGGCGGCGGGCCGTACAGCCTTGTTGACCACCAGCTTGCACTTCTAA
- a CDS encoding alpha-xenorhabdolysin family binary toxin subunit A: MQGDNYALVESVEDARPLEEMTSLEAAIYLPSQYIKVLAGEKNAAVSKDELGFIIRRSDIHSVRAYVRESRTLPVDYNKIVAWFGANTENVPGLEPASIQSFHQRVVQHAGTWSALERDTKELSRQLNRFSDSFITTANGIIELINKIEFERFLTGTLDELTESEEAELKAIVLNSTELKAVRIIREYVLLIKKDTDAYINKATAVGALAAEFERVLSDELIHEVNGKLDAYAKRGHSREREVLVERIKELDSEIDQLIKDYKTQVLYGHSGIFLGPVGLAITGGIFGAKAEATRARKNKLIAEREVARQGSHEQERLAIVLDATQQRFTDLRSRMLGAEQGAKQLAQVWGYIAKYLDEAAYQLEGVDDLARLHRFKLDFSQLLNPWTRVKDYSVQISNAFNEIIDGRH, encoded by the coding sequence ATGCAAGGTGATAATTACGCCCTCGTTGAGAGTGTTGAAGATGCCAGGCCGCTTGAGGAAATGACGTCCTTGGAAGCGGCCATCTACTTGCCCTCGCAGTATATTAAGGTGTTGGCGGGTGAAAAGAACGCCGCGGTTTCAAAAGATGAGCTGGGGTTTATTATTCGGCGCAGTGATATACACAGTGTCCGTGCTTATGTGCGTGAGTCGCGAACATTACCGGTCGATTACAATAAGATCGTGGCATGGTTCGGGGCGAATACAGAGAACGTGCCGGGGCTGGAGCCTGCAAGTATCCAGTCGTTTCATCAGCGTGTTGTGCAACACGCCGGCACATGGTCGGCGCTGGAGCGTGATACAAAAGAGCTTAGTCGGCAACTTAACAGGTTTTCGGACAGTTTTATTACAACGGCCAATGGCATTATTGAACTGATCAATAAGATCGAATTCGAGCGCTTTCTTACGGGGACCCTTGATGAGTTGACCGAGTCAGAAGAAGCCGAGTTGAAGGCGATTGTTCTGAACTCAACAGAACTCAAGGCCGTCCGTATTATCAGGGAATACGTACTGCTGATTAAAAAAGACACCGACGCTTATATTAATAAAGCCACGGCGGTGGGTGCCTTGGCAGCCGAGTTTGAGCGGGTGTTGTCTGACGAGTTGATTCACGAAGTCAACGGCAAGCTAGATGCGTATGCCAAGAGAGGGCACTCCAGGGAGCGCGAAGTGCTGGTCGAGCGTATTAAAGAGCTGGACAGTGAAATAGATCAGTTGATCAAGGACTATAAAACCCAAGTGTTGTATGGCCATTCAGGGATTTTTCTGGGGCCTGTAGGCCTGGCCATCACGGGCGGGATATTTGGTGCGAAAGCCGAAGCGACGCGGGCCCGAAAAAACAAGCTGATTGCCGAGCGCGAAGTCGCAAGACAAGGCAGTCATGAGCAGGAAAGGCTGGCCATTGTGCTGGATGCCACTCAGCAGCGCTTTACAGATTTGCGCAGCCGTATGCTCGGCGCCGAACAGGGAGCCAAGCAATTGGCGCAAGTCTGGGGCTACATTGCCAAATACCTCGATGAAGCAGCCTATCAGTTGGAGGGAGTGGATGACCTTGCCCGGCTACACCGGTTCAAGCTGGATTTTTCACAACTGTTGAATCCCTGGACGCGTGTTAAAGACTACAGCGTGCAGATATCCAACGCGTTTAATGAAATTATTGATGGGCGTCATTGA
- a CDS encoding sulfite reductase flavoprotein subunit alpha, translated as MFKKTLFQLHWFFGITAGLVLALMGITGATVSFQDELLNLLNPSVLKVEKLDSGVLPPAELVRRVEATEGKQVSMLWVGVDSGTAARIFFTPPPGERRGQMRYVDPYTGTYQGEANGQGFFDLMLQLHRFLAMGQTGRQITGACTLMLIFFCLSGLYLRWPRKALNWRAWLTLDWAKKGRSFNWDLHAVAGTWCMIFYLLAALTGLSWSYEWYNKGLQKLFSDTPNSQQRKGGRGQPGPAGPAPVADYDAIWASIQKAAGPDLSTYNVRMPPVAGQPATVFYLLNSSPHERAFNQITLDPATGAVKKHDRFEAKSYKAQLLSSIYALHVGSYWGLTGRILVTIASLTMPLFFITGWLLYLDRRRKKRQIKQARQGFAAVSNDAPSWLIGFASQSGFAEQLAWQTAGQLQAAGLPVRVQPLGALNEDDLQQASNALFVVSTFGDGEAPDSARGFERKILGQPLGLNTLKYSVLALGDRQYPHFCGFATRVQQWLSERGAQALFSPVQVDSGDAEALHQWQQQLSQLTGGAPSANWQAPSYNNWSLDHRELLNPGSSGSGVYLLALTPPDGNASWQAGDLVEVMPRQSTWAVEHFLDGLGLSANSPVQLDGLQETLAQALGGRQLPDNRAHLVGMHAQALVDALVPLNMREYSIASIPEDGSLQLIVRQERHADGSLGIGSGWLTEHAAIGSAISLRVRRNSGFHLPAEPVPLILLGNGTGLAGLRSLLKARIAQGQQRNWLFFGERNAEHDFYCRDELQGWLASGDLARLDLAFSRDQAQKVYVQDRLRESGDEVRQWLADGAAIYICGSLQGMAAGVDQALIDMLGAEAVELLIEQGRYRRDVY; from the coding sequence GTGTTTAAGAAAACACTTTTTCAGCTGCACTGGTTTTTCGGGATCACCGCAGGGCTGGTTCTGGCCTTGATGGGGATAACCGGCGCCACGGTGTCGTTCCAGGACGAGTTGCTGAACTTGCTCAACCCTTCGGTACTCAAGGTCGAAAAACTCGACAGCGGCGTGCTGCCACCCGCCGAGCTGGTGCGCAGGGTCGAGGCCACTGAAGGCAAGCAGGTTTCAATGCTGTGGGTGGGCGTGGACAGCGGCACTGCTGCGCGAATCTTCTTTACCCCGCCACCGGGCGAGCGGCGTGGCCAGATGCGCTATGTCGACCCCTATACCGGCACCTATCAGGGTGAGGCCAACGGCCAGGGCTTTTTCGACCTGATGCTGCAACTGCACCGTTTTCTGGCCATGGGCCAAACCGGTCGCCAGATCACCGGCGCCTGTACCCTGATGCTGATTTTCTTCTGCCTGTCGGGGCTGTACTTGCGTTGGCCGCGCAAAGCGCTGAACTGGCGTGCCTGGTTGACGCTGGACTGGGCGAAAAAAGGTCGCAGCTTTAACTGGGACCTGCACGCGGTCGCAGGCACCTGGTGCATGATCTTTTACCTGCTGGCGGCCCTGACCGGTTTGTCATGGTCTTACGAGTGGTACAACAAGGGCCTGCAAAAGCTGTTTTCCGACACCCCCAACAGCCAGCAACGCAAAGGCGGCCGCGGCCAACCAGGGCCTGCGGGGCCGGCTCCGGTGGCCGACTACGACGCCATCTGGGCCAGTATTCAGAAAGCCGCGGGACCGGACCTGAGCACCTACAACGTGCGCATGCCGCCAGTGGCAGGACAACCCGCCACGGTGTTCTACCTGCTCAACAGCTCGCCCCACGAGCGTGCGTTCAACCAGATCACGCTCGACCCCGCCACCGGCGCGGTGAAGAAACACGATCGCTTTGAAGCCAAAAGCTACAAGGCACAATTGCTCAGCAGCATTTACGCCCTCCATGTGGGCAGCTACTGGGGCCTGACCGGTCGAATTCTGGTGACCATCGCCAGCCTGACCATGCCGCTGTTCTTTATTACCGGCTGGTTGTTGTACCTGGACCGTCGCCGTAAAAAGCGTCAGATCAAACAGGCACGCCAGGGGTTTGCCGCGGTCAGCAACGATGCGCCGTCATGGCTGATCGGCTTTGCCAGCCAAAGCGGCTTTGCCGAGCAATTGGCCTGGCAGACTGCCGGACAACTGCAGGCGGCCGGTCTGCCAGTGCGGGTTCAGCCCTTGGGGGCGCTCAACGAAGACGACTTGCAACAGGCGAGCAACGCTCTGTTTGTGGTCAGCACCTTTGGCGATGGGGAAGCGCCCGACAGCGCCCGTGGTTTTGAACGCAAAATCCTCGGCCAGCCTCTGGGGCTGAACACGCTCAAGTATTCCGTGCTCGCGCTGGGCGACCGCCAATACCCGCACTTTTGTGGTTTTGCCACCCGGGTCCAGCAATGGCTGAGCGAGCGTGGGGCCCAAGCGTTGTTTAGCCCGGTGCAGGTCGACAGCGGTGATGCCGAGGCGCTTCATCAGTGGCAGCAACAGCTCAGCCAGCTCACCGGCGGCGCGCCGAGCGCCAACTGGCAGGCACCGAGCTACAACAACTGGAGCCTTGATCACCGCGAACTGCTCAACCCCGGCAGCAGCGGTTCGGGGGTTTATCTGCTGGCGCTCACCCCACCCGATGGGAACGCCTCCTGGCAGGCCGGTGATTTGGTTGAAGTCATGCCAAGGCAGTCCACGTGGGCCGTCGAGCACTTCCTTGACGGCCTGGGTCTTTCGGCCAACTCCCCGGTGCAACTCGACGGCCTGCAAGAAACCCTGGCCCAGGCACTGGGCGGCCGCCAACTGCCGGACAATCGCGCTCACCTGGTGGGCATGCACGCCCAGGCGCTGGTCGACGCATTAGTCCCGCTGAACATGCGCGAATACTCCATTGCCTCGATCCCCGAGGATGGGTCATTGCAATTGATCGTGCGTCAGGAGCGGCATGCCGATGGCAGTCTGGGGATTGGTTCGGGCTGGCTGACGGAACATGCCGCCATCGGCTCGGCGATCAGCCTGCGTGTGCGGCGCAACAGCGGTTTTCATCTGCCCGCCGAACCCGTGCCGCTGATTCTGCTCGGTAATGGCACCGGTCTGGCAGGGCTGCGCAGCTTGCTCAAGGCACGGATCGCCCAAGGACAGCAGCGCAATTGGTTGTTCTTTGGCGAGCGTAACGCCGAGCACGACTTTTATTGCCGCGATGAACTGCAAGGCTGGCTGGCCAGCGGTGATCTGGCACGCCTGGATCTGGCATTCTCGCGGGATCAGGCACAGAAGGTCTACGTGCAGGATCGCTTGCGTGAGTCGGGTGATGAAGTGCGTCAATGGCTGGCAGACGGTGCCGCTATTTATATCTGCGGCAGTTTGCAGGGGATGGCCGCGGGTGTGGACCAGGCACTGATCGACATGCTGGGGGCTGAAGCGGTGGAGTTGCTGATCGAGCAGGGGCGCTATCGCCGCGATGTGTACTAG
- a CDS encoding PTS fructose-like transporter subunit IIB, with amino-acid sequence MKLAIVTGCPNGMVTSVLCARLLDAAAQRQGWSTSVEVHDPKHPERQLSAATLDEAEWVLLVSSTPLDMQRFIGKRVFQSTPAQALQDVEAVLLRGIKEAQIYTSPAPSSAPVESEKRAPKIVAVTACPTGVAHTFMAAEALQQAAKRLGYELQVETQGSVGARNPLSAEAIRDADVVLLAADIEVPAERFAGKKIYRCGTGIALKQAEATLNKALAEGQQESAATGGSAPAKQEKTGVYKHLLTGVSFMLPMVVAGGLLIALSFVFGISAYKEPGTLAAALMQIGGDAAFKLMVPLLAGYIAYSIADRPGLAPGMIGGLLASTLGAGFIGGIIAGFIAGYCAKAINRYLQLPQSLEALKPILIIPLFASLFTGLVMIYVVGKPVAGMLEGLTHFLDSMGTTNAILLGVLLGGMMCVDLGGPINKAAYAFSVGLLASQSYAPMAATMAAGMVPPIGLGIATFLARRKFAQTEREAGKAALVLGLCFISEGAIPFAAKDPLRVIPASILGGALTGALSMYFGCKLMAPHGGLFVLLIPNAINHALLYLLAIVAGSLLTAVVYAVIKRPEPVEMALETAKA; translated from the coding sequence ATGAAATTAGCCATTGTGACGGGCTGCCCCAACGGCATGGTGACCAGCGTGCTATGCGCCCGATTGCTCGATGCCGCCGCGCAGCGCCAGGGCTGGAGCACCAGCGTTGAAGTGCATGATCCCAAGCACCCGGAACGCCAATTGTCGGCGGCCACCCTCGACGAAGCCGAGTGGGTTTTGCTGGTCAGCAGTACACCGCTGGACATGCAGCGTTTTATTGGCAAACGGGTATTTCAGAGCACCCCGGCCCAGGCCCTGCAGGATGTAGAGGCCGTGTTGCTGCGCGGGATCAAAGAGGCGCAAATCTACACGTCGCCTGCGCCATCCTCGGCCCCGGTCGAGAGCGAGAAGCGCGCACCTAAAATCGTCGCCGTCACGGCATGCCCGACCGGCGTTGCCCACACGTTCATGGCGGCCGAAGCCTTGCAGCAGGCGGCCAAGCGATTGGGCTACGAACTGCAGGTAGAAACCCAGGGCTCGGTCGGTGCGCGCAATCCGTTGAGCGCCGAGGCCATCCGGGACGCCGATGTGGTGCTGTTGGCGGCAGATATCGAAGTGCCTGCCGAGCGCTTTGCCGGCAAAAAGATTTACCGCTGCGGCACCGGCATTGCCCTCAAACAAGCCGAAGCCACCCTGAACAAGGCATTGGCCGAAGGCCAGCAAGAGAGCGCCGCGACGGGCGGCTCAGCACCGGCCAAGCAAGAAAAAACCGGGGTCTACAAACATTTGCTGACCGGCGTGTCGTTCATGCTGCCGATGGTGGTGGCGGGCGGTCTGCTGATCGCGTTGTCCTTCGTGTTTGGCATCTCTGCCTATAAAGAGCCCGGCACGCTGGCGGCAGCCCTGATGCAAATCGGTGGTGACGCTGCGTTCAAACTGATGGTGCCGCTGCTGGCGGGTTACATCGCCTACTCGATTGCCGACCGTCCGGGCCTGGCGCCGGGGATGATTGGCGGTCTGTTGGCGAGCACGCTGGGTGCCGGGTTTATCGGCGGGATCATTGCCGGGTTTATCGCGGGCTATTGCGCCAAGGCGATCAATCGCTATCTGCAATTGCCGCAAAGCCTGGAAGCCTTGAAGCCGATTCTGATCATCCCGTTGTTCGCCAGCCTGTTTACCGGCCTGGTGATGATCTACGTGGTGGGCAAGCCGGTTGCCGGGATGCTCGAGGGCCTCACCCACTTCCTCGACAGCATGGGCACCACCAACGCCATTCTGTTGGGTGTGTTGCTGGGCGGGATGATGTGTGTCGACCTTGGCGGGCCTATCAACAAGGCGGCGTATGCGTTTTCGGTCGGGCTGCTGGCTTCCCAGAGTTATGCACCGATGGCGGCCACGATGGCGGCGGGCATGGTGCCGCCGATCGGGCTGGGCATTGCGACCTTCCTGGCGCGGCGCAAGTTCGCTCAAACCGAGCGTGAGGCGGGCAAAGCGGCGCTGGTGCTGGGGCTGTGCTTTATTTCTGAAGGTGCGATCCCGTTTGCTGCCAAAGACCCGCTGCGGGTTATTCCGGCGAGCATCCTGGGTGGCGCGTTGACGGGCGCATTGTCGATGTACTTCGGCTGCAAGCTGATGGCACCGCACGGCGGCTTGTTCGTGCTGCTGATCCCGAATGCGATCAACCATGCGCTGCTGTACTTGCTGGCGATTGTGGCGGGCAGCCTGTTGACTGCGGTGGTGTATGCGGTGATCAAGCGGCCGGAGCCGGTGGAAATGGCGCTGGAGACAGCCAAGGCGTAG
- a CDS encoding alpha-xenorhabdolysin family binary toxin subunit B yields MNRDSGLMVFENPDMPGVFAGLRKFNAVAVNREYDFIPSLQERLNLAAKNLSNSARTIVDQVRHLEVVVDSAGFEGLLEQWGAIHAHTALAVEVQASALSALNDTCALRVGRIVSAVGAAKHQIALWVDEGEGLNLEHYSDPLLAYDAARLDELEQQAVMLQVQKDKLRADKQVIDAAVTILQSRTWLDHIRDLLPTAEHIQTLLTSALVGKAEADVVVAALERLTQYLGFFDGGYRLFALTQARNKITDTLSDVRVLQNQNVTDARVLKERAEKIRRHAELVEARAYWVDNMRLVVRGLGVFISRAHSTTEVNANAMQQASAELAGFQRFLRRISR; encoded by the coding sequence ATGAATAGGGACAGTGGACTCATGGTGTTTGAAAATCCTGATATGCCGGGTGTGTTTGCCGGACTGAGAAAGTTCAATGCGGTGGCGGTGAATCGTGAATACGATTTTATTCCATCTTTACAAGAACGTTTGAACCTGGCCGCCAAAAACCTGAGCAATAGTGCGCGCACTATTGTCGATCAAGTACGCCATCTGGAAGTGGTGGTGGACAGCGCGGGTTTCGAAGGGCTGCTGGAACAGTGGGGGGCCATTCATGCTCATACCGCGTTGGCCGTTGAAGTGCAAGCCTCTGCATTAAGTGCGCTCAATGATACCTGTGCCCTGCGGGTCGGTCGCATTGTAAGTGCTGTTGGGGCCGCCAAACATCAAATAGCATTATGGGTCGATGAAGGTGAAGGGCTCAACCTGGAACATTATTCTGATCCCTTGCTGGCGTATGATGCAGCCCGGCTTGATGAGTTGGAACAGCAGGCGGTCATGCTGCAAGTACAAAAAGACAAGTTGAGGGCAGATAAACAGGTTATAGACGCTGCCGTCACTATTCTTCAATCCCGAACCTGGCTGGATCACATAAGGGATTTACTGCCGACCGCCGAGCACATCCAGACGCTTTTAACGTCGGCACTGGTTGGAAAAGCAGAGGCGGATGTGGTCGTGGCGGCTCTTGAGCGCCTGACGCAGTACCTTGGCTTTTTTGACGGTGGCTATCGCTTGTTTGCCTTGACTCAGGCACGCAACAAAATAACCGACACGTTATCTGACGTGAGAGTGCTGCAAAACCAAAACGTGACAGATGCTCGGGTATTGAAAGAGCGTGCAGAGAAAATCAGGCGTCACGCCGAACTGGTTGAGGCTCGGGCGTACTGGGTTGACAACATGAGGTTGGTTGTCAGGGGGCTTGGGGTGTTTATCAGCCGTGCTCATTCGACCACAGAGGTCAACGCTAACGCGATGCAGCAGGCATCGGCAGAGCTGGCAGGGTTTCAGCGTTTCTTGCGGCGGATCAGTCGCTAG